The following proteins are encoded in a genomic region of Dioscorea cayenensis subsp. rotundata cultivar TDr96_F1 chromosome 8, TDr96_F1_v2_PseudoChromosome.rev07_lg8_w22 25.fasta, whole genome shotgun sequence:
- the LOC120266933 gene encoding auxin-induced protein 22D-like yields MEGRNYETDIDNFKATELTLGLPGTDQSSRGSKRTLTDVTDEPLSKSSSSEIDDSVKGGNETGPPVAKAQVVGWPPIRSYRKNSFQARKEMEETTTGIYVKVSMDGAPYLRKIDLKVYKGYNELREGLGDMFKCFSLGMEGQNGSEYAVTYEDKDGDWMLVGDVPWGMFISSCKRLRIMRGTEARGLSSSS; encoded by the exons ATGGAAGGAAGAAATTACGAGACCGATATCGATAACTTTAAGGCAACCGAGCTCACTCTAGGCTTACCGGGAACTGATCAAAGCTCTAGAGGTAGCAAGAGGACACTCACTGATGTGACCGATGAGCCGTTGTCAAAATCTAGCTCATCGGAGATCGATGATTCGGTTAAGGGTGGCAATGAAACAGGACCACCTGTGGCAAA AGCACAAGTGGTTGGATGGCCGCCGATTCGATCTTACCGGAAGAATAGCTTTCAAGCGAGGAAGGAGATGGAGGAGACCACCACTGGAATTTATGTGAAAGTTAGCATGGATGGAGCTCCTTACTTGAGAAAGATAGATCTTAAGGTTTATAAAGGATATAATGAGCTTAGAGAAGGGTTGGGAGACATGTTCAAGTGTTTCTCATTAG GGATGGAAGGTCAAAATGGATCTGAGTATGCAGTCACTTATGAAGATAAAGATGGAGATTGGATGTTGGTTGGAGATGTTCCATGGGG GATGTTCATCTCATCCTGCAAAAGGTTGAGGATAATGAGAGGAACTGAAGCAAGAGGATTGAGTTCAAGTTCAtga